In Conger conger chromosome 12, fConCon1.1, whole genome shotgun sequence, one DNA window encodes the following:
- the ndufa8 gene encoding NADH dehydrogenase [ubiquinone] 1 alpha subcomplex subunit 8 — protein sequence MPGAVEIPTLEELTVEEVKVSSSVLKAAAHHFGSQCDKTNKEFMLCRWEEKDPRKCLNEGRKVNECAMDFFRQIKGNCAESFTEYWTCLDYANLAELRQCRKQQHEFDNCVLQKLGWERPGLGDLSKVTKVQTSRPIPENPYHSRPRPEPNAVIEGKLQPAKYGSRLYFWNW from the exons ATGCCGGGTGCGGTAGAAATACCAACCCTGGAGGAGCTGACTGTCGAGGAA GTGAAGGTGTCCTCGTCAGTGCTGAAAGCAGCCGCCCACCACTTTGGCTCACAGTGTGACAAGACCAACAAAGAGTTCATGTTGTGTCGGTGGGAGGAGAAGGACCCCAGGAAGTGCCTGAACGAGGGACGGAAGGTGAACGAGTGCGCAATGGATTTCTTCAG GCAGATTAAGGGGAACTGTGCAGAGTCCTTCACAGAGTACTGGACCTGCCTGGACTACGCCAACCTGGCCGAATTGCGGCAGTGTCGCAAGCAGCAGCACGAGTTTGACAACTGTGTGCTGCAGAAACTGGGCTGGGAGCGGCCGGGCCTGGGGGACCTGTCCAAG gtgacTAAGGTGCAGACCTCCCGTCCTATTCCTGAGAATCCCTACCACTCCAGGCCCCGGCCGGAGCCCAACGCGGTGATCGAGGGCAAGCTTCAGCCAGCCAAATATGGCAGCCGTCTGTACTTCTGGAACTGGTGA